From Xyrauchen texanus isolate HMW12.3.18 chromosome 9, RBS_HiC_50CHRs, whole genome shotgun sequence, the proteins below share one genomic window:
- the LOC127648886 gene encoding elongin-C: MDSEEKTYGGCEGPDAMYVKLISSDGHEFIVKREHALTSGTIKAMLSGPGQFAENETNEVNFREIPSHVLSKVCMYFTYKVRYTNSSTEIPEFPIAPEIALELLMAANFLDC; encoded by the exons ATGG ACAGTGAAGAAAAGACTTATGGTGGTTGTGAGGGGCCAGACGCTATGTATGTGAAATTGATCTCATCTGATGGCCATGAGTTTATTGTGAAGAGAGAACATGCTCTGACATCAGGAACGATCAAAGCTATGCTCAGTGGTCCCG GCCAGTTTGCTGAGAATGAAACAAATGAAGTCAACTTTCGAGAGATTCCCTCTCACGTCCTTTCTAAAGTGTGCATGTATTTCACATACAAAGTACGCTATACTAATAGTTCAACAGAAATCCCAGAATTTCCTATTGCCCCCGAGATAGCACTGGAGCTTCTGATGGCTGCAAACTTCTTAGATTGTTAA